The genomic segment AGCCCACCCTTGGCAATCTTTCACCTCCCAGTCATTCAATGCTTTCATCatctggcagctctgtgtgggcTCCATCTCTGAGTCACAATTCTGGGGGTGAGCGTGGCCTTTGGAGTGGGATCCCCACCCTGGAGGAGTTCCAAAAATGTGTCACCTGGGGATGTGGTTTGCTGCTGTTGGATTTGACCTTCAAGGGCTTTTCCTGAGTGATTCTGTCATTTAGAGAACCAATTCCTTCACACATCCCAATATTCTGCTGGACCCTGGGATTTCCAGCACTAAAAAGTCTTGTTAAgtctcattttctctgcaaaaatgCTCTGATGGAGAATTGCACTTACACAGTCCTAGGCAAGACTATTCCTTCCAGTTCCAGGTGATGCAGTCCTGTGGGCATTGTGGCAGATTCATTAGCCCAAGGTGATTGATTTGTACAAAAAATGCCCTAAATGGGGGCAGATAAATGGCAACAAATCTGacaattaaatacaaaataaagttaaaataaaataaaataaaataaaataaaataaaataaaataaaattgtctttAAGAGCGAGGCATGTCCTAGCTCATCAAAAAGATGATTCAGATGAGTCACAAACTAACAGAGAAGTGGACAATGCAGTGTTTTCTGCAGAAACTGGCTGCCCATGGCTTGGATGGGTGCCCAGTTTGGGTGACAAACTGGCTGATGGACCAGGGagtggtggggagggggtgacacccagctggggctgtcaccagtggtgtcccccagAGCCAACCCAGcccctaaatcccctcaaacccccaaaGGAATCTTTGTCCCATTGCCTCACCCCCATCCCAGGGCATCCTTAaccccacagctgggcaggggctgcttcaccctgggggtccctgggccCTTTGgctttccctgtgctcccaggggcTCCTGGACTGTTCCTGGTGTCAGAAAAatgaatccacaaacaccagaggtttgtgtcctaaaaggagacagaggagtccctgtaactttattccaataaagggagaggccatggggcattccctggggtctctcagatttttggaggacccagcctcctttttatcccaatttcccatccacattcccctctctctttccccattgctgaggtacttgagaggcacagacttcccaaacactgatacctgagattcccctctaatgtacaaccctcccttttcatttttaattcttatagaattcatgGTTTTaccccattgtttctttcaccTTCCAATACTCAATTTCATTAtcagcttgtttgtaaagacaaatatcttttcccattcatcaatcagtggaacccttcccattgtttcttttctctctcagtgctggatttatctaccagcagaccctCAAATCCATCATTCCTCTcactgggaaggggctggatgGGCTCCCCAGGATGAACAGCTCACTCCAGGTGATCACAGGAGGGTTTATTGAGTCcatgtgcagggcagggcaggggacgGAGCCAGCTCCGTACATTGAGTGACAGGAAAGCACACAGAGAATTCTGAGACATAAATAAATAGAGTTTGGGGAAGGCAGCTTCATGTGGAGGTGCTGTTTGGCTTCTTCTGCGTCCTCAGGTGGTCCTGGAACCATTTCTCCTCTGGGTCCACACAGACCTTCCCTTTTGGAATCTTCACACTTAGGAGGAAAGGATATCCCGAGTGAGCCTGGGAGTGAGGATCCCACAGGGATTCCTGCAggggggctgctggcagcagaacggggtttggggagggaggggagggtgaggaaccagctggggacagccccacccacagcaccctgggcagggggacTCGTGTTTGGGGGCTCCCcacaagcagagcagctggtggGGAAGGAGGATGAGCGAGgtgaggatgggctgggggaggaaggCTGGGGTTACTCACAGAACAGCCTTGAGGTTGCAGCTGGGGTCTGTTTCCTCGTAGCCCTGGATCTTTTTCTCCGGGATTCTCCGGTATTTGAACATTTCcttggagcagcactgggacccAGAGCGTactgagagcaggagggagTTCAGTGCTGAGCACGGGGgtgtgggctctgctcctgctccctcatCCCACAAAAGGAacacctgcagcccaggggtGATGTTCTACCCCAGGGtaggagctctgctcctgctccctcatCCCACACAGGGAacacctgcagcccaggggtGGTGTTCTGCCCCAGGGTAGGAGCGCCTAGAGCTGCCCAGCTGTGACTCTGGGGCTGAACCAGCCCTGTTTTTACTCATTTTGAACAATCCAGGACAGCCCCATGCTCAGGCAGCTGGTGATGCCCCACAACCCCATCAGGAGCTGCActctcctccccttccccaatcccaaatcccatcagaggaggagctgggagagctcagagggGAAATCTCCCTGTTGGTACTTACAGGACATCCCCTGGCTTCCCGtccaggcagctgccagcagcaggaggagcaggactgAGACCTTCATGTCCATCTgaggctctgccagcaccagcagctctgattCCACCGAGGCCACCAAGACCTGTgtgccctcctgcctgcagccccgTGTGATTTATAACAACCCCTGCCAGCCTTTCCATGACAGCTCCACGCCTTCCCCGTGGAAAGAACCGCTTGGATCTCCCCCTGAGGGTGAGAGGTGAAGGGAAATTCCTTCTGGTACCCCCTGGGCCACCGTGACACCTCAGGGCTGCTGGAAagtgtgggagcagcagtgatgctggggctgggagtCTATTTTGGGCTGGGTTGTGGCCACTAGCAGACAGAACAGGATGATGCTCACACTTGCCAGTTCCTGTGCAAAGATCAGCCCTTGATTGGGGCTCACACTGGCTGAGGCCTCGCCTTGCTCTGGGGTGGGTGCCTTGCTGGTGGCCAGGTTTGTCCCTGGGTGTTTCTCCACCACGCATTGCTGCTCCCCGTGGTGGCTGTGCCACTGTCACAGCGCCCTGGTGGCATCCTGGGATTTTGTCAGGCATCCCTGAGGTCCCCTTCTGACAAAGTGTGGGCTGTTAGTTAGGATGGAAGCCTCTCCTCCCAGCATTCTTGTCCCTCTGGTGCTTCCCCACAGCCCTCATGGGGTTGCTTTGGCCCCATTCACCCCTGGACATGCTCACAGACCTGGCTGAGGCTCCAGCTCTTCCTGGCTCCTTGCTGATCCCAACACCTGGGCAGGAAAGCCGGCAGCAGGATCTGCCCAGCCCCAAGAGACTCACACAGACAGATGTTTGCATTTAATCACATTTAATTCTGTACAGAAAACAACCGTGGAGCTGCTCCCCCCTCACCCCTGCCTGTGCAGCCTCTCCATGGACCACAGGGTCTGGTCACTCcatcctgctgggctcccttTGCCTTCAGGGAGGGTCACCACGGTGGGGAGGGTGTCCCTGGTGAGCTGCTCCATCCAGAAGTGTCCCctctggtgtccctgctgtccccaggggtggaGATGGAGCTAGCCCCTGGCTagctggggatggagaaggagctgACTTGGAAGCTCTGCTGGTACCTCTTGACCCAGGGCCTGCTGGCCTGGGTGCAGATCTCCTTCCCATTCCTCACCCTGAAGCTGGGCACAGAGaagtggggtcagtggggacCCCAACACTGAGCTTCTGGGGGTTCAGgggcacaggggatggggattggacccagcagagaaaggcaggggGTGTGGCAGGAtccagggagggattttgggtACTCACATCACAGCCTGGTGTGGGCACTCGGGGCTGGTGGGGTAACAGGCCACCACGTTGTCCCTCTTGATCCTTCTGGTCTGGAAGTTGAAGCAGCACTTGTCTGGCATggctggagctcctgggggACAGCACGAGCCTGGCTGAGCCTGGacacccccagtgcctccccagccctcctACCATGGCAATGGCAGCTCTTTGGGGGGATCCCCCTGCACCCTGTGCATGAAGCAAACCCGAGCCCACAACCCTgggttctgtccctgtcccatccctgggttctgtccctgtcccatccctgggttctgtccccatccctgggttctgtccctgtccccattcctaggttctgtccccatccctgggttCTGTCCCAATCCTCATCCCTGGGTTCTGTCTccattccccagccctgggttttatctctgtccccacccctggattctgtccccatccctggtttctgtccccagccctgggttcTGTCCCTCCCCCCATTCCCCAGCCTTGAgttctgtctctgtccccaaacccatccctgggTTCTgtccccccccatccccagccctgttttctgtccccaaacccatcccagggttctgtccccatccccatccctggttTCTATCTCCATCCCTGGtttctgtccccatccccagcccctggggtcGGGGCAATGCTCActctgagccaggctgtgccagcacagcgtggagaggatgaggagggcaCAGGCCAccctggctgctgtccccatgctggctgtggc from the Catharus ustulatus isolate bCatUst1 chromosome 22, bCatUst1.pri.v2, whole genome shotgun sequence genome contains:
- the LOC117006157 gene encoding C-C motif chemokine 4-like, with translation MGTAARVACALLILSTLCWHSLAQRAPAMPDKCCFNFQTRRIKRDNVVACYPTSPECPHQAVIFRVRNGKEICTQASRPWVKRYQQSFQVSSFSIPS